A genomic region of Nerophis lumbriciformis linkage group LG28, RoL_Nlum_v2.1, whole genome shotgun sequence contains the following coding sequences:
- the tp53inp2a gene encoding tumor protein p53-inducible nuclear protein 2 — protein MFKKLAHLLFGGQQENSEDVKSEEVVEEEWLVVSHQEEASAGPQTLETPTTLSHPAPDTATITQVDTDASTLDPESERSTDQSKETDSKSGVIAALLSPPKALQELTKLKKSSMSSHHHMSRNVVQRHNRVRQGFQNHSFPLQQPGHRTLSH, from the exons ATGTTCAAAAAGCTCGCTCATCTGCTTTTTGGAGGACAGCAGGAGAACTCCGAGGATGTCAAGTCTGAAGAGGTTGTTGAAGAAGAATGGCTTGTGGTCAGTCATCAAG AGGAAGCATCTGCAGGGCCCCAGACTTTAGAGACCCCCACTACACTCTCACACCCTGCTCCTGATACAGCTACTATTACACAAGTCGATACGGACGCAAG CACGTTGGATCCAGAGAGCGAGCGGTCCACGGATCAAAGCAAAGAAACTGACAGTAAAAGTGGTGTCATCGCAGCATTACTGTCTCCGCCCAAAGCGTTGCAGGAGCTCACAAAGTTGAAAAAGTCCAGCATGTCCAGCCATCATCACATGTCCCGAAACGTCGTTCAGCGACACAATCGTGTTCGGCAAGGATTTCAAAACCACTCCTTCCCTCTCCAACAGCCGGGACATCGTACCCTTAGCCACTGA